In a genomic window of candidate division WOR-3 bacterium:
- a CDS encoding site-2 protease family protein → MQLIILLFSAVVHEVFHGLAALWRGDPTAKKMGRLTLNPLPHIDPFMSVLLPVFLVITGSPFIFAAAKPVPVNPYNLKNPERDMAVVAAAGPFSNISMAVLAGILFRVLYVIFSGQGIALGGFEKFFVLLFSILQIFVLINIMLALVNLLPIPPLDGSKVLSYFMSPKIRERYLSLNGFVGIALLMLVFVFFRKPFYHVIQFLASTVLGL, encoded by the coding sequence ATGCAGTTGATAATTCTGCTGTTTTCAGCGGTTGTGCATGAAGTGTTTCACGGTCTCGCGGCTCTCTGGAGAGGAGACCCCACGGCGAAAAAAATGGGCAGGCTGACATTGAATCCATTGCCTCACATAGACCCTTTTATGAGTGTATTGCTGCCTGTTTTTCTCGTAATAACAGGATCCCCTTTTATTTTTGCCGCCGCAAAACCGGTACCCGTAAACCCTTATAACCTAAAAAATCCTGAAAGAGACATGGCAGTAGTGGCGGCGGCCGGTCCATTTTCCAATATATCGATGGCGGTTTTAGCTGGAATACTTTTCAGAGTGTTGTATGTTATTTTCTCTGGACAGGGAATAGCCCTGGGCGGATTCGAGAAATTTTTCGTTCTGCTGTTTTCCATTTTACAGATTTTCGTCCTCATAAACATCATGCTCGCTTTGGTGAACCTCCTCCCTATACCGCCTCTCGACGGATCTAAAGTCCTCTCTTATTTCATGAGCCCGAAAATCAGAGAGAGGTACCTTTCTTTGAACGGTTTTGTAGGTATAGCGCTCCTGATGCTCGTCTTTGTGTTTTTCAGGAAGCCTTTTTATCATGTGATCCAGTTTTTGGCATCGACGGTGCTCGGTTTATGA
- the nusA gene encoding transcription termination factor NusA codes for MINTGDEIIDTIKEISMDKDLDESVLQKAIEETLIAAFKKIHGRVDGVEVKISEKGEIDASMELEVVEKVEEPDLEISLQEAHEIEPAAVLGDKVKKSLSIKELSKGNILNIRTLLGQKIKEAEKERVLAEFKVKIGEIVSGQVQQVGKNSIIVDLGKSEGMLSGKDQISKERWHQGQRIKALILDIQEKQKSPYVVLSRTSNEFLVKLFENEVPEIYEGIIKIMSVARDPGERAKISVSSKDERIDPVGACVGMKGSRVQSIVKELSGEKIDIVLWSPESEIFISRALAPAVIEKIRLDEAEKKAFVVVSDEQYLLAIGKNGQNARLASKLTGWKIDISSITSVKETRRNEFLKKTKPDKLTSLPKRVIKILSNNFEDLLSVNNATDEEILAVEEIKEKDIPAIRKAIDEISEISEM; via the coding sequence GTGATCAACACCGGAGATGAAATAATCGACACAATTAAAGAAATATCTATGGATAAAGATCTTGACGAATCGGTGCTTCAAAAAGCAATCGAAGAAACCCTGATAGCGGCGTTTAAAAAAATTCATGGAAGAGTCGATGGAGTAGAAGTTAAAATTAGCGAGAAAGGCGAAATAGACGCCTCTATGGAGCTTGAAGTCGTTGAAAAGGTCGAAGAACCCGATCTGGAAATTTCTCTGCAAGAAGCTCACGAAATAGAACCCGCCGCTGTTCTGGGAGACAAGGTCAAAAAATCCCTCAGCATAAAAGAACTTAGCAAAGGCAATATTCTCAACATAAGAACATTGCTCGGTCAAAAAATCAAAGAAGCCGAAAAAGAGAGGGTTTTGGCGGAGTTCAAGGTGAAAATAGGAGAAATTGTCAGCGGACAAGTCCAGCAGGTCGGTAAAAACTCCATAATAGTAGATTTGGGTAAGTCTGAAGGAATGTTGTCCGGCAAAGACCAGATCTCAAAAGAAAGATGGCACCAGGGGCAGAGGATAAAAGCTCTGATACTCGACATTCAAGAAAAGCAAAAAAGCCCTTATGTCGTTCTTTCAAGGACGAGTAATGAATTCTTGGTTAAACTTTTTGAAAATGAAGTTCCTGAGATATACGAGGGAATAATAAAAATTATGTCTGTCGCAAGGGATCCCGGGGAAAGAGCGAAAATCTCAGTTTCATCGAAAGACGAGAGAATCGACCCCGTGGGAGCTTGCGTGGGGATGAAAGGGTCTAGAGTTCAATCGATTGTCAAAGAGCTCAGCGGAGAAAAAATCGATATTGTGCTCTGGTCCCCTGAATCGGAAATTTTCATCAGCAGGGCTTTAGCTCCCGCGGTTATAGAAAAGATTAGACTTGACGAGGCGGAGAAAAAAGCTTTCGTGGTCGTCTCCGACGAACAGTATCTTCTCGCAATAGGAAAAAACGGACAAAACGCCAGACTCGCGAGTAAATTGACCGGTTGGAAAATTGACATATCGAGCATTACTTCGGTTAAGGAGACCCGCAGAAACGAATTTCTAAAAAAGACAAAACCGGACAAGCTCACCTCTCTTCCCAAAAGGGTCATAAAAATCCTGTCCAATAATTTTGAGGATTTGCTCTCGGTTAACAACGCGACTGACGAAGAGATTCTCGCTGTCGAGGAAATTAAAGAGAAAGACATCCCCGCGATAAGAAAAGCTATCGACGAAATAAGCGAAATTTCGGAGATGTAA
- a CDS encoding DUF4878 domain-containing protein, giving the protein MTKKIAIGVVLGLALIATFGCFKKSSSPTAVVNEFAAAMKAGEYEKAVGYMSENSVNKASEAFDMIFSLAESDPSMKEEMEKELGISIDEFKAMDARQRLAKILSMSPEENPFKEMEYEVLSETIDGEKATVKVKTGDEEDEIYLIQENGAWKIDMEM; this is encoded by the coding sequence ATGACGAAAAAAATCGCGATTGGTGTAGTATTAGGTCTGGCTCTTATAGCTACCTTCGGTTGTTTCAAAAAGAGCTCTAGCCCCACAGCGGTAGTAAATGAATTTGCCGCGGCAATGAAAGCCGGCGAATACGAAAAAGCAGTGGGATACATGTCTGAAAATTCCGTCAACAAGGCTTCAGAAGCTTTTGACATGATTTTCTCTCTGGCTGAATCCGACCCGAGCATGAAAGAAGAAATGGAAAAAGAACTCGGTATCTCAATTGATGAATTCAAAGCAATGGACGCCAGGCAGAGATTGGCTAAGATCCTTTCCATGTCGCCTGAAGAAAATCCTTTTAAAGAAATGGAGTACGAAGTCCTATCCGAGACAATAGACGGTGAAAAAGCCACGGTCAAAGTCAAAACAGGCGACGAAGAAGATGAAATATATCTTATTCAGGAAAAC
- the infB gene encoding translation initiation factor IF-2: MGNKRIYQAAKEYGLTSVALVNLLQNLGYEVKNHMSTMLPEMEGAVKKRFEEEREAARLEEEKKKKMSEGDAVSDKKKDGRKTKRRKKTVDKVVVDNKLTQTLHQIRSGDKRKKRKVEVRIASEEVQEDKKILRVSEFMSVTELAKRLETEPNAIISICLSLGLVVSVNQRLDIDVISAVADEFGYEVELLPEWGEDILEKEILEEESSAVLQKRAPIVSVMGHVDHGKTSLLDYIRRSRVAEQEVGSITQHISAYEVFHNKEKITFLDTPGHELFTAMRARGAQLTDICVLVVAVNDGVKPQTIEAIDHVRAAGIPIIVALNKIDLGKGNVEKVKQQLLEHKVMVEDYGGKTQSVPISAKTGEGIGDLLDAILIEAEMLDLKTSIESKARGAVIEASVEKGRGMIADILITEGVARIGDAFIAGSSSGRIRAMFNEYEEKVEEVYPSTPVKIMGFDRLPDVGDTFQVVGEERKAREIARKRVLVEKVQQSRTKAFTAEAFKNALESGEQNKLNLILKCDVGGSLEALADGLARLPQDEITITIVHKAVGPVNENDVLLAQSSGAIIVAYNVSVRSEAAKLAAARGIIIKSYNIIFEAIDSIRKAMSGLLAPEYEEKTIGKAEIRNVFVISKTGVICGSYIFDGEVKRGSMARLKRKGELLHTGKIISLKRFKDDVRKVETNFECGIGIEGLSEAQEGDIIECYETVTLIREL; the protein is encoded by the coding sequence ATGGGGAATAAAAGAATATACCAGGCTGCAAAAGAATATGGATTGACATCTGTGGCGTTGGTCAATTTGCTTCAAAACCTTGGGTATGAAGTAAAAAACCACATGAGCACAATGCTTCCGGAAATGGAAGGAGCCGTCAAAAAAAGGTTCGAGGAAGAACGCGAAGCGGCGAGACTGGAAGAAGAGAAAAAAAAGAAGATGAGTGAAGGCGACGCGGTATCAGATAAGAAAAAAGACGGCAGAAAAACTAAAAGAAGAAAGAAAACGGTGGATAAAGTTGTCGTCGACAATAAGTTGACCCAAACTCTGCATCAGATACGAAGCGGCGACAAACGGAAGAAAAGGAAAGTTGAAGTCAGAATTGCTTCTGAAGAAGTCCAAGAGGACAAAAAAATACTCAGGGTAAGCGAGTTTATGTCGGTGACGGAACTCGCCAAAAGACTCGAGACTGAACCGAACGCGATAATTTCAATTTGCCTTTCCCTGGGGCTTGTAGTCTCGGTAAACCAAAGACTCGACATAGACGTTATATCTGCCGTAGCCGATGAATTCGGCTACGAAGTCGAACTCCTTCCTGAATGGGGGGAAGACATCCTCGAGAAAGAAATTCTCGAAGAAGAGAGCTCAGCAGTTTTGCAAAAAAGAGCCCCAATAGTTTCGGTCATGGGTCACGTGGACCACGGAAAGACATCTCTTCTCGACTACATAAGAAGAAGCAGGGTTGCCGAGCAGGAAGTCGGCTCGATAACTCAGCATATAAGCGCTTACGAAGTATTTCACAACAAAGAGAAAATAACTTTTTTGGATACTCCCGGGCATGAACTATTCACCGCGATGAGAGCAAGAGGAGCTCAACTCACGGATATATGCGTTTTAGTCGTCGCGGTGAACGACGGCGTGAAACCCCAGACAATCGAAGCAATAGACCACGTAAGAGCCGCCGGAATCCCTATAATAGTGGCGTTGAACAAAATCGACCTCGGAAAAGGGAACGTCGAAAAGGTGAAGCAGCAGCTTCTCGAACACAAAGTGATGGTCGAAGATTACGGGGGCAAGACTCAAAGCGTCCCGATTTCAGCAAAAACCGGAGAAGGAATCGGGGATCTCCTCGACGCGATTCTGATAGAAGCGGAAATGCTCGATTTGAAAACCTCCATCGAATCAAAAGCCAGAGGCGCTGTAATCGAAGCTTCGGTGGAAAAGGGGAGAGGTATGATAGCCGATATTCTGATAACCGAGGGGGTTGCCAGAATTGGAGACGCTTTTATAGCAGGCAGCTCTTCGGGAAGAATCAGGGCGATGTTCAACGAATACGAGGAAAAAGTAGAGGAAGTCTATCCCTCTACTCCGGTAAAGATAATGGGTTTTGACAGGCTGCCTGACGTCGGCGACACTTTTCAAGTGGTAGGTGAAGAGAGAAAAGCGAGAGAAATAGCGAGAAAAAGAGTTCTCGTCGAAAAGGTACAGCAGAGCCGGACCAAAGCTTTCACGGCGGAAGCCTTCAAAAACGCCCTTGAGAGCGGAGAGCAGAATAAACTGAACCTGATTCTCAAATGCGACGTCGGAGGGTCTCTCGAAGCCCTGGCGGACGGTTTGGCGAGGCTTCCCCAAGACGAAATTACCATTACAATTGTCCACAAAGCCGTCGGACCCGTCAACGAAAATGATGTTTTGCTAGCACAGTCATCAGGAGCTATCATTGTCGCTTACAATGTTTCCGTCAGAAGTGAAGCGGCAAAATTGGCTGCCGCGAGAGGCATAATCATAAAATCATACAACATAATTTTCGAAGCGATAGATTCAATAAGAAAAGCGATGAGTGGGTTACTCGCTCCGGAATACGAAGAAAAAACCATCGGGAAGGCGGAGATCAGAAACGTTTTTGTGATATCCAAAACAGGAGTTATCTGCGGGAGCTATATTTTCGACGGAGAAGTTAAAAGGGGATCTATGGCTCGGTTGAAAAGAAAAGGGGAATTGCTTCACACAGGAAAAATAATCTCGCTCAAGAGATTTAAAGACGACGTCAGAAAAGTCGAAACAAATTTTGAGTGTGGTATCGGGATTGAAGGCCTGTCAGAAGCCCAAGAAGGCGATATCATAGAATGCTACGAAACAGTTACTTTGATAAGGGAATTGTAA
- the uvrB gene encoding excinuclease ABC subunit UvrB, which translates to MTIKFKLVSNMKPAGGQPEAIEDLTRVFKSGEKEAVLLGVTGSGKTFVLANLIEKIQKPVLVISHNKTLAAQVYAELSCFFPDNAVEYFISYYDYYQPEAYIPQTDTYIAKDASVNEAIDRLRLKATASVLSRKDVIIVASVSCIYNIGSPEVFREGVVRVCKEEKLNPQKLAKKLVEIHYARNEIENAPGSFRIKGDVMDVYPAYEDRQFMRFEFFGDSVEKITMMTYPDFRTAGEIDEAVIFPAKQYLIEKEGIPRALDNIRKELVQRIEYFEIAGRNLEAQRLKQRTLSDIEMIENFGYCQGIENYSRHLSGRPPGSKPWCLIDYFPENFLVVIDESHATIPQIRAMEHGDRSRKQTLIEFGFRLPSALDNRPLKFEEFMGLARNVLYMSATPALHEKQRAEDNIVELIVRPTGLVDPLIEVSPTKNQIDVILQKTRESVGKGERVIITTLTKKSAEEFADFLRQEDLRVAYLHSEIKSLDRVEILRSLRLGDFDVIVGVNLLREGLDLPEVGLVMILDADREGFLRSETSIVQTAGRAARNLCGKVMLFADSITDSMARALKETHRRRIIQEDFNRKNGITPKSIIKTRDEIMAATSIAEVREKKFSETFSDEEWASMTNIEIIEKVENLVKEMKKAAEELEFERAAALRDRVKKLKEKLFKKDNSRA; encoded by the coding sequence CTGACCATTAAATTCAAATTGGTCTCAAACATGAAACCCGCAGGCGGACAGCCCGAAGCGATAGAAGACTTGACGAGAGTATTCAAAAGCGGAGAAAAAGAAGCTGTTCTCCTCGGGGTGACAGGTTCGGGTAAAACTTTTGTTTTGGCTAATTTGATAGAAAAGATTCAAAAGCCGGTCCTAGTAATTTCTCACAACAAAACACTCGCGGCTCAGGTATACGCCGAACTCTCTTGTTTTTTCCCCGACAACGCAGTCGAGTATTTCATAAGCTATTACGACTACTATCAGCCTGAAGCATATATCCCGCAGACCGACACTTACATAGCAAAAGACGCCAGCGTAAATGAAGCTATAGACAGGCTGAGGCTGAAAGCCACCGCGTCGGTTTTGTCGAGAAAAGACGTAATAATAGTGGCTTCGGTTTCCTGTATATACAATATCGGTTCGCCGGAAGTTTTCAGAGAGGGAGTTGTTCGGGTCTGTAAAGAGGAGAAACTTAACCCGCAAAAGCTGGCGAAAAAACTCGTCGAAATTCATTACGCGAGAAATGAAATAGAGAACGCTCCCGGTTCTTTCAGAATAAAAGGCGACGTTATGGACGTATACCCCGCTTACGAGGACAGACAATTTATGAGGTTCGAATTTTTCGGAGACAGCGTGGAAAAGATAACCATGATGACATATCCGGATTTCAGAACCGCAGGTGAAATTGACGAAGCGGTTATTTTCCCGGCAAAGCAGTATTTAATAGAAAAAGAGGGCATTCCGCGCGCCTTGGACAACATCCGAAAGGAACTCGTCCAGAGAATAGAATACTTCGAAATCGCAGGGAGGAATTTGGAAGCCCAAAGGCTCAAGCAGAGGACTTTGTCGGATATCGAGATGATTGAAAATTTCGGCTACTGCCAGGGCATAGAAAACTATTCAAGACACCTTTCGGGAAGGCCTCCGGGCTCCAAACCCTGGTGTCTTATAGATTATTTTCCCGAAAATTTTCTGGTCGTCATAGACGAATCGCACGCCACTATACCTCAGATAAGAGCCATGGAACACGGAGACAGATCGAGAAAACAAACTCTGATAGAGTTCGGGTTCAGGCTCCCCTCTGCTCTCGACAACAGACCCTTGAAATTCGAAGAATTCATGGGACTGGCCCGTAATGTTCTGTATATGTCCGCTACTCCCGCTCTGCATGAAAAACAGAGAGCTGAAGACAACATTGTGGAACTCATAGTCAGGCCTACAGGTTTAGTTGATCCCCTGATAGAAGTTTCTCCGACAAAAAACCAGATAGACGTCATTCTTCAAAAGACTAGAGAGAGCGTTGGCAAAGGAGAGAGGGTAATAATAACTACATTGACAAAGAAATCAGCGGAAGAGTTCGCGGATTTTCTAAGACAGGAAGACCTGAGGGTCGCCTATCTGCACTCGGAAATAAAATCCCTGGACAGAGTTGAAATTTTAAGATCTCTCAGACTCGGTGATTTCGATGTCATTGTCGGGGTCAATCTTCTGAGAGAAGGTCTGGATTTGCCCGAAGTCGGACTTGTTATGATACTCGACGCGGATAGAGAAGGTTTTCTCAGGAGCGAGACGTCCATAGTACAGACCGCGGGAAGGGCGGCGAGGAACCTGTGCGGAAAGGTAATGCTCTTCGCCGACAGCATCACGGATTCGATGGCGCGAGCTCTCAAAGAGACGCATAGGAGGAGGATAATTCAGGAAGATTTCAACAGAAAAAACGGGATAACACCGAAATCTATCATAAAGACGAGAGATGAAATAATGGCGGCAACATCAATCGCCGAGGTCAGGGAAAAGAAATTTTCTGAAACTTTCTCCGATGAAGAATGGGCTTCTATGACAAATATTGAGATTATAGAAAAGGTTGAGAATTTGGTAAAGGAAATGAAAAAAGCGGCGGAAGAACTCGAGTTCGAGAGAGCTGCCGCACTGAGGGACAGGGTGAAAAAGCTTAAAGAAAAACTGTTTAAAAAGGATAATTCGAGGGCGTAA
- a CDS encoding HD domain-containing protein — protein MEIKSLKDLDANEQTSFYAVLKKFKFRQGEGQNHWKSIQAVFGDKTGDINSSPVYGTDPLYTILEKIPEGTHVKIQGSVNEYQGEPQIKIGTIRIASSQDEDYNPKNLLKVTSLDTEDMFNYLVGTTRSISSDEVRNLTLKLLDDYGDEFKTAPASVEIHHPYIGGLLEHVWRMLKIEESIENLYPFIDRDVVISGIILHDLGKIREYSVKKGGVPAVTDAGELFGHIYMGASIIQNEALRGDGFEPSSKIKNLLHIVLSHHGKREYGSPQPPKTPEAWLVHLIDFFESRMQIIKEQIDDIKPGKWSQSKIWPLENARLVNLKDNDG, from the coding sequence TTGGAGATAAAGAGCTTAAAAGATCTCGATGCCAACGAACAGACTTCTTTTTACGCGGTCCTCAAAAAATTCAAGTTCAGGCAAGGAGAAGGACAAAATCATTGGAAATCAATTCAAGCCGTATTCGGCGACAAAACTGGAGATATAAATTCGTCTCCTGTTTACGGAACAGATCCTCTTTACACGATTCTCGAAAAAATTCCTGAAGGAACTCACGTTAAAATACAAGGTTCGGTAAACGAGTATCAGGGAGAACCCCAGATTAAAATAGGGACGATCAGAATCGCGAGTTCACAGGACGAAGATTACAATCCAAAAAACCTTTTAAAGGTCACTTCTCTCGACACAGAAGATATGTTTAACTATCTTGTCGGCACAACAAGGTCGATTTCATCGGATGAGGTCAGAAATCTGACTTTGAAGCTGTTGGACGATTACGGGGATGAATTTAAAACCGCGCCGGCGTCGGTCGAGATACACCACCCTTACATAGGAGGGCTTCTCGAGCACGTTTGGAGAATGCTGAAAATAGAGGAAAGCATAGAAAATCTTTATCCTTTTATCGACAGAGATGTAGTCATATCTGGAATAATACTGCACGATTTAGGCAAGATCAGAGAATACTCCGTCAAAAAAGGCGGCGTTCCCGCAGTGACGGACGCGGGTGAACTTTTCGGGCACATATATATGGGCGCTTCCATAATACAAAATGAAGCGCTCAGAGGCGACGGCTTTGAGCCTTCCTCTAAGATAAAAAATTTACTTCATATAGTTTTGTCCCACCACGGAAAGAGAGAATACGGGTCTCCCCAGCCTCCAAAGACTCCCGAGGCATGGCTCGTCCACCTCATAGATTTTTTTGAGTCGAGAATGCAGATAATAAAGGAACAAATCGACGACATCAAACCCGGCAAGTGGAGCCAAAGCAAAATCTGGCCACTGGAAAACGCAAGGCTTGTCAACCTCAAGGACAACGATGGATAA